A section of the Triticum dicoccoides isolate Atlit2015 ecotype Zavitan chromosome 7A, WEW_v2.0, whole genome shotgun sequence genome encodes:
- the LOC119330719 gene encoding cyclic nucleotide-gated ion channel 17-like has product MEYAMFGSRRVDDDTGFRRQRTVRFREERTKATMPIHQKQAGPAARKLGVGNWGKNRIFVAGQDVPHKRIIDPTSDFILLWNYVFRVSCFVALFMDPLYFYVPKIVYGKTSCVGKDRHLAIIITIFRSIADLFYVIQIVIKFMTAYINPSSKSGVFGRGELVTDPNEIAKTYLRSDFVVDLVASIPVPQIITWSVIPAIKYTWSGHNNDILFLAALFQYILRLYLISSLNSKILKVTGAFSKTAWQGAVSNLLLYMTASHVLGALWYLLSVDRQTACWQKYCNDDAGCHNKYLSCNAEPDPNWAKSTAIFKNCNASNKSISFDFGMFETVLSNKAPGHRFLKKYLYCLWWGLQNLSCYGQTLSVSTYIGETLYAIFLAVLGLVLFAHLIGNVQTYLQSITARVEEWRVKQRDTEEWMKHRQLPPVLQERVRRFIHYKWLATRGVDEASILKALPADLRRDINRHLCLDLVRRVPFFSQMDDQLLDAICGRLVSSLSTKGTYTVREGDPVTEMLFIIRGKLESSTTDGGRTGFFNSIILKSGDFCGEELLGWALVPRPTVNLPSSTRTVKALVEVEAFALQAEDLRFVASQFRRLHSRKLQHTFRYYSHHWRTWAACFIQATWRRHKRRRLARDLMMRESFSSMRSYEDGDGGGSFAEHGRAAKIMAAARKGSDGHRELPKFRKPSEPDFSVEHDD; this is encoded by the exons ATGGAGTACGCCATGTTCGGGTCCAGGCGGGTCGACGACGACACGGGGTTCAGGCGCCAGCGGACCGTCAG ATTCCGTGAAGAGAGGACAAAGGCGACGATGCCTATTCACCAGAAGCAGGCTGGTCCAGCTGCTCGCAAGCTCGGCGTGGGGAACTGGGGGAAGAACAGGATCTTCGTAGCAGGACAAGACGTTCCCCACAAGAGGATCATCGACCCAACGAGCGATTTCATCTTGCTATGGAACTACGTCTTCCGCGTCTCATGCTTCGTCGCTCTGTTCATGGACCCTCTGTACTTCTACGTGCCTAAAATCGTGTATGGCAAAACTTCATGCGTCGGGAAAGATAGGCacctggccatcatcatcaccatcttccGGTCGATTGCGGATCTCTTTTATGTCATCCAGATCGTGATAAAGTTCATGACCGCATATATTAATCCGAGCTCCAAGTCGGGGGTTTTCGGCAGAGGGGAGCTGGTTACAGATCCTAATGAAATCGCGAAGACGTATCTGAGATCTGACTTTGTAGTTGATTTAGTGGCTTCAATTCCTGTACCACAG ATCATTACTTGGTCCGTGATACCAGCTATTAAGTATACTTGGTCTGGGCATAATAATGACATACTGTTCCTGGCTGCTCTTTTTCAGTACATTCTGAGATTATATCTAATATCTTCCTTGAATAGCAAAATTCTCAAAGTTACTGGAGCTTTTTCAAAGACTGCCTGGCAGGGAGCTGTGTCCAATCTGCTATTATATATGACTGCCAGTCAT GTTTTAGGAGCATTATGGTACCTGCTGTCTGTTGATCGCCAGACTGCATGCTGGCAAAAATACTGCAATGATGATGCTGGTTGCCATAATAAATACCTGTCTTGTAACGCAGAGCCAGATCCAAATTGGGCAAAGAGTACTGCTATCTTTAAAAACTGTAATGCTAGTAACAAAAGCATAAGTTTCGACTTTGGTATGTTCGAGACAGTGTTATCAAACAAAGCTCCAGGCCATAGATTCCTGAAGAAGTACTTGTATTGCCTTTGGTGGGGCTTACAAAAtctaag TTGCTATGGCCAGACTTTGAGTGTAAGTACCTATATTGGTGAGACATTGTATGCCATATTCTTGGCGGTACTTGGTCTAGTTTTGTTTGCCCATTTGATTGGGAATGTTCAG ACCTACCTACAATCCATCACTGCAAGGGTTGAGGAGTGGAGAGTAAAGCAAAGAGATACCGAAGAGTGGATGAAACATCGCCAACTTCCTCCTGTACTACAGGAAAGGGTGAGAAGATTTATTCACTACAAGTGGCTTGCAACTCGAGGCGTGGACGAAGCATCTATATTGAAGGCTCTGCCTGCAGATCTTCGCCGTGACATCAACCGTCACCTTTGCTTGGATCTTGTTCGCCGG GTGCCGTTCTTCTCACAGATGGACGACCAGCTCCTGGACGCCATCTGTGGGCGCCTGGTCTCCTCCCTGAGCACGAAGGGCACGTACACGGTCCGCGAGGGCGACCCGGTGACCGAGATGCTCTTCATCATCCGCGGCAAGCTGGAGAGCTCCACCACGGACGGCGGCCGGACGGGCTTCTTCAACTCCATCATCCTCAAGTCCGGCGACTTCTGCGGCGAAGAGCTGCTCGGATGGGCCCTCGTCCCCAGGCCGACCGTCAACCTGCCATCATCCACCAGGACGGTGAAGGCGCTCGTAGAGGTGGAGGCGTTCGCCCTCCAAGCCGAGGACCTCCGGTTCGTGGCCAGCCAGTTCAGGCGGCTCCACAGCAGGAAGCTGCAGCACACCTTCcggtactactcccaccactggaggACCTGGGCGGCCTGCTTCATCCAGGCCACCTGGCGCCGCCACAAGCGCCGTCGGCTGGCCAGGGACCTCATGATGAGGGAGTCCTTCTCCTCCATGAGGTCGTATGAGGATGGCGATGGCGGTGGCTCCTTCGCCGAGCACGGTCGGGCGGCGAAGATCATGGCCGCGGCCAGGAAAGGGTCGGATGGCCACCGGGAGCTGCCTAAGTTCAGGAAGCCCTCCGAGCCGGACTTCTCGGTGGAGCACGACGACTAG
- the LOC119330720 gene encoding UDP-galactose/UDP-glucose transporter 7-like, which produces MGLEAGEPSSFLSLSSAFSYGVASMAMVFVNKAVIMQYVHSMTLLTLQQLATALFIHFGQVLGMYKRKDLSMATAKKLLPVSIFYNANVAFALASLKGVNIPMYIAIKRLTPLAVLVSGFLRGKGKPSTQVSLSVVCTALGVLVAALGDFSFDLYGYSMALISVFFQTMYLILVEKSGADDGLSSMELMFYNSILSIPFLFFIIVATGEFPHSLSVLSEKTASASFSVILLISLVMGIVLNYTMFWCTIVNSALTTTIVGVLKGVGSTTLGFMVLGGVKVHALNVTGLVINTFGGVWYSYAKYTQKKKLPRRVAPDEESHPHK; this is translated from the exons CTTATCTTCGGCCTTTTCATATGGAGTTGCATCTATGGCGATGGTTTTCGTCAACAAAGCGGTTATTATGCAGTATGTTCACTCCATGACCCTCCTCACTTTACAG CAATTAGCTACCGCACTTTTCATACATTTCGGGCAAGTTCTAGGAATGTATAAAAGGAAAGATCTCAGCATGGCAACAGCAAAGAAGCTTCTTCCTGTGTCAATTTTCTATAATGCAAATGTCGcatttgctctggcaagcttgaaAGGGGTTAACATCCCTATGTATATTGCAATTAAGAGGCTCACACCCCTTGCCGTTTTGGTGTCTGGGTTCTTAAGGGGGAAGGGGAAGCCATCAACACAG GTGTCGCTTTCGGTTGTCTGCACCGCCTTAGGCGTCCTTGTTGCAGCACTTGGAGATTTTTCTTTTGACTTGTATGGATACAGTATGGCTCTAATATCGGTCTTCTTCCAG ACGATGTATTTGATTCTGGTGGAGAAATCAGGCGCAGATGATGGTCTTTCCTCAATGGAGTTGATGTTTTATAACAGCATATTGTCGATTCCATTTCTGTTTTTCATCATTGTTGCAACTGGAGAATTCCCCCATTCTCTTTCAGTTCTGTCAGAAAAG ACAGCCTCTGCATCATTCAGTGTTATTCTTCTGATTTCACTGGTGATGGGTATCGTTCTCAATTACACCATGTTCTGGTGCACAATCGTAAACTCTGCCCTGACAACCACGATAGTAGGAGTTCTCAAGGGCGTCGGGTCCACG ACCCTGGGTTTCATGGTGCTGGGAGGCGTCAAGGTGCACGCTCTCAACGTCACCGGGCTGGTGATCAACACGTTCGGTGGCGTGTGGTATTCCTACGCAAAGTACACGCAGAAGAAGAAACTGCCACGAAGGGTCGCACCCGACGAAGAGTCGCATCCGCACAAGTAG